The following proteins are co-located in the Silene latifolia isolate original U9 population chromosome 1, ASM4854445v1, whole genome shotgun sequence genome:
- the LOC141597318 gene encoding ATP-dependent Clp protease proteolytic subunit 2, mitochondrial, with protein sequence MVIDNLSLQHSFHLLTHKPTHTTINTTTIATMLRGTLTRGLSSLTQTRTRIPWNNNINSRSYSLIPMVIEHSSRGERAYDIFSRLLKERIICINGPIGDDTAHVVVAQLLFLESENPSKPIHMYLNSPGGAVTAGLAIYDTMQYIRSPINTICLGQAASMGSLLLAAGAKGERKALPNATIMVHQPSGGYSGQAKDMTIHTKQIVRVWDSLNALYAKHTGMPIDMIQKHMDRDYFMTPEEAKEFGIIDEVIDQRPLALVSDAVATDDKDKDKDKAE encoded by the exons ATGGTGATTGACAACCTTAGCCTCCAACACTCATTTCACCTCCTCACTCACAAACCCACACACACCACCATCAACACCACCACCATCGCTACCATGTTGAGAGGAACACTAACCAGAGGCCTATCATCTCTAACCCAAACCCGAACCCGTATTCCATGGAACAACAACATCAATTCAAGATCATACAGCTTGATTCCAATGGTGATAGAGCACAGTTCTCGAGGAGAGCGTGCCTACGACATCTTCTCTAGACTCCTCAAGGAACGTATCATCTGCATCAATGGCCCTATCGGAGATGACACCGCTCACGTCGTCGTCGCACAACTCCTTTTTCTCGAGTCCGAAAACCCTTCTAAACCTATCCATATGTATCTCAATTCTCCCGGCGGCGCCGTCACCGCTG GTCTTGCTATCTATGACACGATGCAGTACATCCGTTCTCCAATCAACACCATATGTTTGGGCCAAGCTGCGTCAATGGGCTCACTCTTGCTAGCAGCTGGAGCCAAAGGTGAGAGGAAGGCCCTCCCGAATGCTACAATCATGGTCCATCAGCCATCTGGTGGATATAGCGGTCAAGCGAAAGATATGACTATTCACACAAAACAAATTGTCCGTGTTTGGGATTCATTGAATGCATTGTACGCTAAGCATACCGGAATGCCCATTGATATGATTCAAAAGCATATGGATAGAGATTACTTTATGACACCCGAGGAAGCTAAAGAGTTTGGAATTATAGACGAGGTCATTGATCAGAGACCCCTGGCTTTGGTTAGTGATGCTGTCGCAACCGATGACAAAGACAAAGACAAAGATAAAGCAGAGTAG